Proteins found in one Amycolatopsis aidingensis genomic segment:
- a CDS encoding alpha/beta fold hydrolase encodes MSIWTELTGVDFALGMVDAAGVPTRSLRAGHGEPVVFLHGTSGHLEAFVRNIPAHAPHYECHAIDLLGHGYTGKPDYPYEIPRYMEHLVNYLDAAGLERVHLVGESLGGWVAARVAGEYPHRVRSLQLLAAGGMVANPEVMQRIKTSTTHAVHTDDIELTRKRLELLMYDAERDVSQELVEVRHRIYHQPEFVRNLPNLLCLQEMEVRQRNLLRPEQLELIKAPTMVIWGHQNPFGDVPEAQRLAEAIPNSELHLFGECGHWPQHEQHERYNTLSLEFLGATN; translated from the coding sequence ATGAGCATCTGGACCGAGCTGACCGGCGTCGACTTCGCACTCGGCATGGTGGACGCCGCCGGGGTACCGACCCGCTCGTTGCGTGCGGGCCATGGCGAGCCGGTGGTGTTCCTGCACGGCACGAGTGGTCACCTGGAGGCCTTCGTGCGCAACATCCCCGCGCACGCGCCGCACTACGAGTGCCACGCCATCGACCTGCTCGGGCACGGCTACACCGGGAAGCCGGACTACCCTTACGAGATCCCGCGCTATATGGAGCACCTGGTGAACTACCTCGACGCCGCGGGGCTGGAGCGGGTGCACCTGGTCGGGGAGTCGCTTGGTGGCTGGGTCGCCGCGCGGGTGGCCGGGGAGTATCCGCACCGGGTGCGCTCGCTGCAACTGCTGGCCGCGGGCGGCATGGTGGCCAACCCTGAGGTGATGCAGCGGATCAAGACCTCCACCACGCACGCCGTGCACACCGACGACATCGAGCTCACCCGGAAGCGGCTGGAGCTGCTGATGTACGACGCGGAGCGCGATGTCAGCCAGGAGCTGGTCGAGGTGCGGCACCGCATCTACCACCAGCCGGAGTTCGTGCGGAACCTGCCGAACCTGCTCTGCCTGCAGGAGATGGAGGTGCGGCAGCGCAACCTGCTGCGCCCCGAGCAGCTGGAGCTGATCAAGGCACCGACCATGGTGATCTGGGGGCACCAGAACCCGTTCGGCGATGTGCCGGAGGCCCAGCGGCTGGCCGAGGCCATCCCGAACTCGGAGCTGCACCTGTTCGGCGAGTGTGGTCACTGGCCGCAGCACGAGCAACACGAGCGGTACAACACGTTGAGCCTGGAGTTCCTCGGGGCAACGAACTAG
- a CDS encoding aromatic ring-hydroxylating dioxygenase subunit alpha gives MAGPDSLRWRPRAAGRQDWASWPHYDAAGSGFPGYWYPVTWGSHVDGTPRAFTICGERLVLLRDGGTVYALHDRCPHRGVPLSEGDQQFPGTISCPYHGWTYRLTDGKLCAVITDGPDSPICGKVTVRTYPVAERLGLVWVYVPIADEQPHPIDEQLPEELVGNRFVVGGRIEPRRGNWRFACENGFDEGHAKYLHRTSLWRLFKPMPTWNRTRVVGDGRWIYRVQDEVHWEADFPGVGKWSNQRWWKLRPPKETFNIGNTGKPKKIDPTIAAQEFAGFASLSMPGVLRIVYPKFIHYEFYVPVDDGEHRYVGLMVNFTAGWKALGFYLKYLGGIRWLFHGQFSGQDAWMVEVTDAPPERLYRPDVSLTAWRNLAEKEFTAKLEVHGCAES, from the coding sequence ATGGCTGGTCCCGATTCGCTGCGATGGCGCCCGCGCGCCGCTGGCAGGCAGGACTGGGCCTCCTGGCCGCACTACGACGCGGCGGGCAGCGGTTTCCCTGGCTACTGGTACCCGGTCACCTGGGGCAGCCATGTCGACGGTACCCCGCGGGCCTTCACCATCTGCGGGGAACGGCTGGTGCTGCTGCGCGACGGCGGGACGGTGTACGCGCTGCACGACCGTTGCCCGCATCGCGGTGTGCCACTGTCCGAAGGGGACCAGCAGTTCCCCGGCACGATCAGCTGTCCCTACCACGGCTGGACCTACCGGCTCACCGACGGCAAGTTGTGCGCGGTGATCACTGACGGGCCGGACTCCCCGATCTGCGGGAAGGTCACCGTCCGGACCTACCCGGTCGCCGAGCGCCTCGGGCTGGTATGGGTGTACGTGCCGATCGCGGACGAGCAGCCGCATCCGATCGACGAGCAACTGCCGGAGGAGCTGGTCGGGAACCGGTTCGTGGTGGGCGGGCGGATCGAACCCCGGCGCGGTAACTGGCGATTCGCCTGCGAGAACGGTTTCGACGAGGGACACGCCAAGTACCTGCACCGCACCTCGCTGTGGCGGCTGTTCAAGCCGATGCCGACCTGGAACCGCACCAGGGTCGTCGGCGACGGCCGATGGATCTACCGGGTGCAAGACGAGGTGCACTGGGAAGCCGACTTCCCCGGTGTGGGCAAGTGGAGCAACCAGCGCTGGTGGAAACTGCGGCCGCCGAAGGAGACCTTCAACATCGGCAACACCGGCAAGCCGAAGAAGATCGACCCGACGATCGCGGCACAGGAGTTCGCCGGGTTCGCCTCGCTGTCCATGCCGGGGGTGCTGCGGATCGTGTACCCCAAGTTCATCCACTACGAGTTCTACGTGCCGGTGGACGACGGCGAGCACCGCTACGTCGGGCTGATGGTGAACTTCACCGCCGGATGGAAGGCGCTCGGGTTCTATCTGAAGTATCTCGGCGGCATCCGCTGGCTGTTCCACGGCCAGTTCTCCGGGCAGGACGCCTGGATGGTGGAGGTGACCGACGCCCCGCCGGAACGGTTGTACCGGCCGGATGTCTCGCTCACCGCCTGGCGCAACCTCGCGGAGAAGGAGTTCACCGCGAAGCTGGAGGTGCACGGGTGCGCAGAATCCTGA
- a CDS encoding quinone oxidoreductase family protein yields MRAARIHAFGADPVVEEVPAPTRNPGQSLVRIEAAALSHLDMTVTSGQFELRPELPHIGGTDGTGVVVASDTFEAGTRVLVRGAGIGLVKNGCWAEYLVASDRALSVVDSELEPPVAASYFLPTTTGYVAVHDVGALEAGERVIVTGAAGAVGSMAAQFAVLAGASEVISVVPRPEQAALVPPKTRPVVGTGADVVTELGEDPVATLLVDTVGGEGLVDLLRLVQPGGRAALVGYTLGTKLSIDLPSWLLRDVRLLPVNMIRKDQRARELGPEMAHLLAAGTLSLRVQSFAFDDIALAMRKLREGTVNGRAVVLPCG; encoded by the coding sequence ATGCGGGCCGCACGGATTCATGCCTTCGGGGCCGACCCCGTGGTGGAAGAGGTACCAGCGCCGACGCGCAATCCAGGGCAGAGCCTGGTCCGCATCGAGGCCGCCGCGCTCAGCCATCTGGACATGACGGTGACCAGCGGGCAGTTCGAGCTGCGTCCGGAGCTGCCGCATATCGGCGGCACGGACGGCACCGGGGTGGTGGTGGCCTCGGACACCTTCGAGGCCGGGACCAGGGTGCTGGTACGTGGCGCGGGCATCGGCCTGGTGAAGAACGGCTGCTGGGCCGAGTACCTGGTCGCCTCCGATCGTGCGCTATCCGTTGTGGACAGCGAGCTGGAGCCGCCGGTGGCCGCTTCCTACTTCCTGCCGACGACCACGGGCTACGTCGCCGTGCACGATGTCGGCGCGCTGGAGGCGGGGGAACGGGTGATCGTCACCGGGGCGGCGGGCGCGGTGGGGTCGATGGCCGCGCAGTTCGCCGTGCTGGCCGGCGCGAGCGAGGTGATCTCCGTGGTCCCCCGTCCCGAGCAGGCCGCGCTGGTGCCGCCGAAGACCCGCCCGGTGGTGGGCACCGGCGCGGACGTGGTGACCGAGCTCGGCGAGGACCCGGTGGCCACGCTGCTGGTGGACACCGTCGGCGGCGAGGGCCTAGTCGACCTGCTGCGCCTGGTCCAGCCCGGTGGCCGCGCCGCGCTGGTCGGCTACACCCTCGGCACCAAGCTGTCCATCGACCTGCCGAGCTGGCTGCTGCGCGATGTCCGGCTGCTGCCGGTCAACATGATCCGCAAGGACCAGCGCGCCCGCGAGCTCGGCCCCGAGATGGCCCACCTGCTCGCCGCGGGCACGCTGAGCCTCCGGGTCCAGTCCTTCGCCTTCGACGACATCGCCCTCGCCATGCGCAAGCTCCGCGAAGGCACGGTGAACGGCCGCGCCGTCGTCCTCCCCTGCGGGTGA
- a CDS encoding alpha/beta fold hydrolase has translation MTPEPPGHFAEADGVRYHYLDLGAGSPTVFLHGGGPGCTAWSDFGPVAPLFAADRRCLLVDILQYGKSDKCVISGPMWDFHAARTVALLDTLGIDRADFVCNSWGGTIALNLAAHYPDRVRALVVTGSMPVHYGPLAPLPEGGRRGRNARDAYYGGEGPSLAKMRALMARLEWYDPDAIPESTVRLRYEQSLDPGERALAGASDQPRGEWQDLTDQLGRITAPVLFAWGMHDAFLTPDYPLMLARMIERGQLYVMDRAGHHLQEERPYDFYSLVTGFLDQRHG, from the coding sequence GTGACTCCAGAACCACCGGGACACTTCGCCGAAGCGGACGGGGTCCGCTACCACTACCTCGACCTCGGCGCCGGCAGCCCGACGGTCTTCCTGCACGGCGGCGGGCCCGGCTGCACCGCCTGGTCGGACTTCGGCCCGGTGGCGCCGCTGTTCGCCGCCGACCGCCGCTGCCTGCTGGTGGACATCCTGCAGTACGGCAAGTCGGACAAGTGCGTCATCTCCGGGCCGATGTGGGACTTCCACGCCGCAAGGACCGTCGCCCTACTGGACACCCTCGGCATCGACCGCGCCGACTTCGTGTGCAACTCCTGGGGCGGGACGATCGCGCTGAACCTCGCCGCCCATTATCCCGACCGGGTGCGGGCCCTGGTGGTCACCGGCAGCATGCCAGTGCACTACGGCCCGCTGGCCCCGCTGCCGGAAGGGGGCAGGCGCGGGCGCAACGCCAGGGACGCCTACTACGGCGGCGAGGGTCCGAGCCTGGCCAAGATGCGCGCGCTGATGGCCCGGCTGGAGTGGTACGACCCGGACGCCATCCCGGAGTCCACCGTGCGGCTGCGCTACGAGCAGAGCCTCGACCCCGGCGAGCGGGCCCTGGCCGGGGCCTCCGACCAGCCGCGGGGCGAGTGGCAGGACCTCACCGACCAGCTCGGCCGGATCACCGCGCCGGTGCTGTTCGCCTGGGGGATGCACGACGCCTTCCTCACCCCGGACTACCCGCTGATGCTGGCCAGGATGATCGAGCGAGGGCAGCTGTACGTCATGGACCGGGCCGGGCACCACCTGCAGGAGGAACGCCCGTACGACTTCTACTCGCTGGTCACCGGCTTCCTGGACCAGCGGCACGGCTGA
- a CDS encoding DODA-type extradiol aromatic ring-opening family dioxygenase: protein MAEIVLGIGASHSTLMNTHWEQTSRKFEARRFRYALHQARAAIVESGADSVLLIGSNHFRGFWLDLIPSFTIGVGECVASGESGTPSGPQAVDVPLARHLVDTLVGSGRFDLAYSARLQIDHGQSHAIQYLLDELDLPIVPLVVNVFAPPLPTMDRCARLGEAIGQALREFEGRRVAVIASGGLSHRLPWPDWREPDGEDEEFMVRAWLDGRHNWAEYDTRRREIIRAAEPVINSEFDEYFLRLLEAGEARTLAGYSTELLEREAGNGGQELRTWLVMAAALGYAPALRLAYEPMPEWLTGMGAALIDPWRAQV from the coding sequence ATGGCCGAGATCGTACTGGGTATCGGTGCCTCGCACAGCACGTTGATGAACACCCACTGGGAGCAGACCAGCAGGAAGTTCGAGGCACGCCGGTTCCGGTACGCGCTGCACCAGGCGCGGGCCGCGATCGTGGAATCCGGGGCGGACTCGGTGCTGCTGATCGGTTCCAACCATTTCCGCGGCTTCTGGCTGGACCTGATTCCCTCGTTCACCATCGGGGTCGGGGAATGCGTCGCGAGCGGGGAGTCCGGGACGCCGAGCGGGCCGCAGGCGGTGGACGTGCCGCTGGCAAGGCATCTGGTGGACACGCTGGTCGGCTCCGGGCGGTTCGATCTCGCCTACTCCGCGCGGCTGCAGATCGACCACGGCCAGTCGCACGCCATCCAGTACCTGCTGGACGAGTTGGACCTGCCGATCGTGCCGCTGGTGGTGAACGTCTTCGCGCCACCATTGCCCACAATGGACAGATGTGCGAGGCTCGGCGAGGCGATCGGGCAAGCCCTGCGGGAGTTCGAGGGCCGCCGGGTGGCCGTCATCGCCTCCGGTGGCCTTTCGCACCGGCTGCCGTGGCCGGACTGGCGTGAGCCGGATGGCGAGGACGAGGAGTTCATGGTGCGGGCCTGGCTGGACGGCAGGCACAACTGGGCGGAGTACGACACCCGGCGCAGGGAGATCATCCGTGCCGCGGAACCGGTGATCAACAGCGAGTTCGACGAGTACTTCCTGCGCCTGCTGGAGGCCGGCGAGGCCCGCACGCTCGCCGGGTACTCCACCGAGCTGCTCGAGCGGGAGGCAGGCAACGGCGGCCAGGAGCTCCGGACCTGGCTGGTGATGGCGGCCGCGCTGGGCTACGCGCCCGCGCTGCGGCTGGCGTACGAGCCGATGCCGGAGTGGCTGACCGGCATGGGCGCAGCACTGATCGATCCGTGGAGGGCACAGGTATGA
- a CDS encoding FAS1-like dehydratase domain-containing protein: MRTELELAESRALALVDREEHRDLGPVRTVDAVAFARAAGETDPRLLDASRPDFLVHPMFLPSLLRGPAGAQAEEYRPDGMYRDEVPGTEGLDVRLMAGGQEVRFTAPVPTGEPVWLTRRLVSVQRKGSTVFLLLTVDKTYTAGTRVLAEVTERFIVR, encoded by the coding sequence ATGCGAACCGAGTTGGAACTGGCCGAAAGCCGGGCACTGGCCCTGGTGGACCGCGAGGAGCACCGGGATCTCGGCCCGGTGCGTACGGTGGACGCGGTGGCCTTCGCCCGCGCGGCGGGGGAGACCGACCCCCGGTTGCTCGACGCCTCCCGGCCGGACTTCCTGGTGCACCCGATGTTCCTGCCCAGCCTGCTGCGCGGGCCCGCAGGGGCGCAGGCGGAGGAGTACCGGCCGGACGGGATGTACCGGGACGAGGTGCCCGGCACCGAAGGGCTGGACGTCCGGCTGATGGCGGGCGGGCAGGAGGTGCGGTTCACCGCGCCGGTGCCGACCGGCGAACCCGTGTGGCTCACCCGCAGGCTGGTTTCGGTGCAGCGCAAGGGAAGCACGGTGTTCCTGCTGCTCACCGTCGACAAGACCTACACGGCAGGCACGCGGGTGCTGGCCGAGGTGACCGAAAGGTTCATCGTCCGATGA
- a CDS encoding DUF368 domain-containing protein translates to MPTPWKQAPLNVVRGGLIGTAETIPGVSGGTLALVTGVYTNLIDAAGELLSALRLLFGDLAKGKGTARGRTALRGIDWALVLPVLAGMAVALVLAAKLLAPILENHPEHALGAFGGMILASIIVPLRAMGAAPRGLDYLLMLLAAVACAVLTGLPAGEIADPPLWLVGIVAAFAINALVLPGVSGSFLMLTVGIYGPTIAAVNDRNLAYLGAFALGALIGLGLFVKGLQWLLHHRRQATLAVMTGLMIGSLRALWPWQDEDRTLLAPYGDVGGVVALAVAGAVLVIVLVVAEAKIHARQHAGRENDGATASV, encoded by the coding sequence ATGCCCACCCCTTGGAAACAGGCGCCGCTCAACGTCGTCCGCGGTGGCCTCATCGGCACGGCGGAGACCATCCCCGGGGTCAGCGGCGGCACGCTCGCGCTGGTCACCGGCGTCTACACCAACCTGATCGACGCGGCGGGCGAGCTGCTGAGCGCGTTGCGCCTGCTGTTCGGCGATCTGGCCAAGGGCAAGGGCACCGCACGTGGCCGCACGGCGCTGCGCGGGATCGACTGGGCGCTGGTGCTGCCGGTGCTGGCCGGGATGGCGGTCGCGCTGGTGCTGGCGGCCAAGCTGCTCGCGCCGATCCTGGAGAACCATCCCGAGCACGCGCTCGGCGCCTTCGGCGGCATGATCCTCGCCTCGATCATCGTGCCGCTGCGCGCGATGGGCGCGGCTCCGCGCGGGCTGGACTACCTGCTCATGCTGCTGGCAGCGGTGGCCTGCGCCGTGCTCACCGGGCTGCCTGCCGGAGAGATCGCGGACCCCCCGCTGTGGCTGGTCGGCATCGTGGCGGCCTTCGCGATCAACGCGCTGGTGCTGCCCGGGGTGTCCGGTTCCTTCCTGATGCTGACGGTGGGCATCTACGGCCCGACGATCGCCGCGGTGAACGACCGCAACCTGGCCTACCTCGGGGCGTTCGCGCTCGGTGCGCTGATCGGTCTCGGCCTGTTCGTCAAGGGGCTGCAGTGGCTGCTGCACCACCGTAGGCAGGCCACGCTGGCGGTGATGACCGGGCTGATGATCGGTTCGCTGCGGGCACTGTGGCCGTGGCAGGACGAGGACCGCACGCTGCTTGCCCCCTACGGCGATGTCGGCGGGGTGGTCGCCCTCGCGGTCGCCGGTGCCGTGCTGGTGATCGTGCTGGTGGTGGCCGAGGCCAAGATCCATGCCAGGCAGCACGCCGGCCGGGAGAACGACGGCGCCACCGCGAGCGTGTAG
- a CDS encoding M20 family metallopeptidase, with translation MTAADGLAGLDARRREWTERAWQQVTAERLRELVTGLVNVPSPTGDEAALAEHAVAVLGASGIESWVQPLDDRQANAVGRLGGTGSGPDLLLYAPVDTVTTGEEAHDLPWAGAELRPDMLPRAVSHGDHVLGLGASNPKGHAACVLAAAEAIHRAGPELSGDLLVALGAGGMPSTGLAGNPRRNIGHGVGCSFLLEQGQWPDFAVIAKPGWTVSWEEVGLAWFEIEVGGTHTYVGSRHRLPYTNAVELAGRLAHGLERWFPEYTARNSDGLVAPQGVVAAIEGGTRRTAAFTPASCLLLVDLRLSPRTTPAAARRELTAQVHRLAAELGGVQAKVRQVLAIPGVSTDPDSWICRAAIEAWRAFEAAEHVPVTDNSGATDANILRGRGVPTVRIGMPKVDDSLFPIDFQLGMNTVDVRQAEKLTRHLVRVAIDTVCRSRAEVGLG, from the coding sequence ATGACTGCGGCGGATGGGCTCGCCGGGCTGGACGCGCGGCGGCGCGAGTGGACGGAGCGCGCATGGCAGCAGGTCACCGCGGAGCGGTTGCGCGAACTGGTCACCGGGCTGGTGAACGTGCCAAGCCCCACCGGCGACGAGGCGGCGCTTGCCGAGCATGCCGTGGCCGTTCTCGGCGCGAGCGGGATCGAGTCCTGGGTGCAGCCACTGGATGATCGGCAGGCCAATGCCGTCGGCAGGCTGGGCGGCACGGGCAGCGGCCCGGACCTGCTGCTCTACGCCCCGGTGGACACGGTGACCACCGGGGAGGAAGCCCACGACCTGCCGTGGGCCGGTGCCGAACTGCGGCCGGACATGCTGCCCCGTGCGGTGTCGCATGGGGACCACGTGCTCGGGCTCGGCGCCTCCAACCCCAAGGGGCACGCCGCCTGCGTGCTGGCCGCGGCCGAGGCGATCCACCGCGCGGGCCCGGAGCTGAGCGGGGACCTGCTGGTCGCTCTCGGCGCAGGCGGAATGCCGAGCACCGGGCTGGCAGGCAACCCACGGCGCAACATCGGGCACGGCGTCGGCTGCTCCTTCCTGCTGGAGCAGGGGCAGTGGCCGGATTTCGCGGTGATCGCCAAACCGGGCTGGACGGTGTCCTGGGAGGAGGTCGGACTGGCCTGGTTCGAGATCGAGGTGGGCGGGACGCATACCTATGTCGGCTCGCGGCACCGGCTGCCGTACACCAACGCCGTGGAACTTGCAGGCAGGCTGGCGCACGGGCTGGAACGGTGGTTCCCCGAGTACACGGCGCGGAACAGCGACGGGCTGGTGGCTCCCCAGGGCGTGGTGGCCGCGATCGAGGGCGGGACGCGGCGCACGGCGGCGTTCACCCCCGCCTCCTGCCTGCTGCTGGTCGACCTGCGGTTGAGCCCGCGCACCACGCCCGCTGCGGCACGCAGGGAGCTGACCGCGCAGGTGCACCGGCTGGCCGCGGAACTGGGCGGCGTTCAGGCAAAAGTGCGCCAGGTGCTCGCCATCCCCGGGGTGAGTACCGATCCGGACAGCTGGATCTGCCGCGCCGCCATCGAGGCCTGGCGGGCCTTCGAGGCGGCCGAGCATGTGCCGGTCACCGACAACAGCGGGGCGACCGACGCCAACATCCTGCGCGGCAGAGGTGTGCCAACCGTCCGGATCGGAATGCCCAAAGTAGACGATTCCCTGTTCCCGATCGACTTCCAGCTCGGGATGAACACGGTGGACGTGCGGCAGGCGGAGAAACTGACCAGGCATCTCGTCCGGGTCGCGATCGACACGGTGTGCAGGTCACGCGCGGAAGTGGGGTTGGGCTAG
- a CDS encoding hotdog family protein, translated as MTEPVVQPTELAADAVRLLRFGAVTRNAHRIHYDAGFAAAEGLAAPVVMAQLHGCGFFRAAAEWAGDPAAVLSVNWRNRAPAPAGSRLVVTGTVREVRDGQAVLDLEQRCDAETVCCHGTATVRLTSPAGP; from the coding sequence ATGACCGAGCCCGTGGTGCAGCCCACCGAGTTGGCGGCGGATGCCGTGCGCCTGCTGCGGTTCGGCGCCGTCACGCGCAACGCGCACCGGATCCACTACGACGCGGGCTTCGCAGCCGCGGAGGGTCTGGCCGCCCCGGTCGTCATGGCCCAGCTGCATGGTTGCGGCTTCTTCCGCGCGGCGGCCGAGTGGGCAGGCGATCCGGCGGCCGTGCTTTCGGTGAACTGGCGCAACCGCGCGCCCGCACCCGCCGGGTCCCGGCTGGTCGTCACCGGGACGGTACGCGAGGTGCGGGACGGTCAGGCCGTGCTGGACCTGGAACAGCGCTGCGACGCCGAAACCGTCTGCTGCCACGGCACCGCCACGGTCCGCCTCACCTCCCCAGCGGGGCCCTGA
- a CDS encoding IclR family transcriptional regulator, protein MTLADPHSLPADSKSVLGKAKLILDAFDSDNVDLSLTELVRRSGVAKATVHRLAGELLEWGLLERVGTRYRLGLRLFELGQLVPRRRILRDAALPYMEDLLIATQETVHFGVRDGIDVLYIEKIAGHRGLHSQSRVAGRLPLYCTATGKMILAFSPQSVFDEVVREGLTALTRNTTMSVDLLGKQLARMRRDRMAVEVEETRLGYMSVAVPVFSGGTRLAGALSVTAPTTRMNVNRVTGALRDAGAGISRTLQSMRCALFAEDGGGSGITCGTVIDCPFPGCGRR, encoded by the coding sequence ATGACGCTCGCGGATCCCCACTCGCTCCCGGCCGATTCGAAGTCGGTGCTTGGCAAGGCGAAGCTGATCCTGGACGCCTTCGACTCGGACAACGTCGACCTCTCGCTCACCGAGCTGGTCCGGCGCAGCGGGGTGGCCAAGGCAACCGTGCACCGGCTGGCCGGGGAGCTGCTGGAATGGGGCCTGCTGGAGCGGGTGGGTACCCGTTACCGGCTGGGGCTGCGGTTGTTCGAGCTGGGGCAGCTGGTCCCGCGCAGGCGGATCCTGCGGGACGCCGCCCTGCCGTACATGGAGGACCTGCTGATCGCCACGCAGGAGACCGTGCATTTCGGCGTGCGGGACGGGATCGACGTGCTGTACATCGAGAAGATCGCGGGTCATCGGGGCCTGCACTCGCAGTCGCGGGTGGCCGGGCGGCTGCCGTTGTACTGCACGGCCACCGGGAAGATGATCCTGGCGTTCTCCCCGCAGAGCGTGTTCGACGAGGTGGTGCGCGAAGGGCTCACCGCGCTCACCCGGAACACCACGATGTCGGTCGACCTGCTCGGCAAGCAGCTGGCCAGGATGCGGCGGGACCGGATGGCGGTGGAGGTCGAGGAGACCCGCCTCGGCTACATGAGCGTGGCCGTGCCGGTGTTCAGCGGCGGCACCCGCCTGGCAGGCGCCCTCTCGGTGACCGCCCCCACCACGCGGATGAACGTCAACCGGGTCACCGGCGCGCTGCGGGACGCCGGCGCCGGCATCAGCCGGACCCTGCAGTCGATGCGCTGCGCACTGTTCGCCGAGGACGGCGGGGGTTCCGGTATCACCTGCGGCACCGTCATCGACTGCCCCTTCCCCGGCTGCGGCCGCCGCTAA